The Meiothermus sp. genome segment GCGCCTTTTGCTATGAAGCTCTGGCCTTTTTCCAAAAGCCCTGCCTGGAACGAGGTTATCTACTGGGCTCTGGATCTGGAGACGAGCGGACTTAGCCACGACGATCAGATTCTTTCCGTGGGCATGGTGCCCATCCGCAAGGGCATCATCGAGTTTGGCGCACACTATTACAGCCTGGTTCGTCCCATAAGACCCGGTGCGCTCTCCGCCGAAGGCATCAAGGCCCATCACATCCTGCCCGGGGAGCTGGACAGCGCCCCTCCACTCGAACAGGTGCTCGAGGAAATCAAGGCACGTATCGGTCACGGTGCCCTGCTGCTGCACTATAGCTCGGTGGATTTGAGTTTTTTGCAGCGATACTTCCACGCCACTGGCAAGCCCTGGGTCAGGCCGGTGGTGGTGGATACGGTGGTCTTGCTGGCCCGACTGGGCGAACGGCGCAGGCAGCTCGAGCCGCATGCCAAGCCCTTCCCCACAGGGCTGGCAGCCGCCAGGGCCACATTTGGCCTGCCAGGACATCTGGAACACCACGCGCTTTGGGATGCCCTGGCAACGGCCGAGCTTTTTCTGGTACTCCGCCATGAACTCCAGGCACGCACCCTGCGGCAGCTCATTTGAGACAAATCCTGCAATAGCCGATGGTGGGACACCTGTACCACTTGAGTACCAAAGTTTTGTGGCATAGAATACAGCCGAGCAGCCCTAAGCTCAAAAGGAGGCGCTATGAAAGGTCGCAGGTTTGGTTTCTTAATGGCCTTGATATTGGCAATGGGGTGGTCTTTTGCCCAGACCCCGGTACGAGGCGGCACGCTGCAAATAGGGGCGGATGCCTCTCCCTCGGGTCTCGACCCCCACGTGGCCACGGCTTTTGCTTCGTTCATCGTGACCGGCCAGATCTACGAGGGTCTTACCGAAATTGACGAGCGTTTACGGCCCCGCCCCGCCCTGGCCGAGTCCTGGACGGTTAGCCCGGACGGCCTGACCTACACCTTCAAGGTGCGCTCGGGGGTCACCTTCCACGACGGCAAGCCCCTAACCGCCGGGGATATCGCTTTCTCCATCAACCGCGTGCGCGACCCCAAGACCGGCTCCCCCATCGCCAGCCGGGTCAACCTGATCAAGGATGTGCGGGCAACCTCCCCCACCCAGCTGGTTGTCGAGCTTTCCCAGCCGTTTGCCCCCATGCTCATTGAGTTGGCAAACATTGCAGTAATGTCGGAAGAGTACGTCAAGGCGGGCAACGACATGCAGCGCAGGCCCATGGGCACGGGGCCCTTTGCCTTCAAGGAATGGGTGCCCGATACCTACATCCTGCTCGAGCGCCATCCCCGCTACTGGCGGCAGGGGCGGCCCTACCTGGATGCCCTGCGCTACAACATTGTTCCTGATGCAGCAACCCGCCAGGTTGGCCTGGCCAGCGGCACCTATCAGTTCCTGCCCAACATTGACCCCTCGCTGGCCGTGACCCTGCGCAACACCCCCAACGTCAAGCTCATCACCACCCAGGATCTGGCCTACAGCCTGATTGGCATGAACGTCTCGCGCAAACCCTTCGACAACCCCAAAGTACGCGAGGCCCTCAACTATGCCCTCAACCGCCAGCAGATTGTGCAGGCGGTCTACTTTGGTAACGGCACACCCGCCGGGCCCCTGGGGCTGCGCTCCTGGGCTTCGCCGCAGAGCGCCTTCCCCTGTTACAGCACCAACCCTGCGCGGGCCAGGGAACTGCTGGCCCAGGCAGGCTACCCCAATGGCGTGGACTTTGGCATGATCGTGATCGGCTCCAACAAAACCGTGGTGGATGCCGCTCAGGTGGTGCAGCAGCAGCTCGCCCAGGCCGGCTTCCGCGCCAGGGTCGAGGTGTTGGAGCAAGGCAAGTTTATACAGGAGTGGCGCAACTCCAACTTCGATACTTTTGCTTCCATCAATGGCGGTAACGCCGACCCCGACGGCTATCTGTTTCGTACCTTCTCCACCGGCGGCTCGACCAACGTTTTCAAGTACTCCAACCCCACGGTAGACCGCCTGCTCAACCAGGGCCGCACCACCGTAAACGACGAAGCCCGCCGCCCCATCTATGCCCGTTTGCAAGTAGAGCTGGCCTGCCAGGGGCCCATCGCGCACCTGGTCTACGGCACACTGTTCTCCGCCGCCCGCGAAAACGTGCAGGGCTTCAAGCCCATTCCCACCCGCTCGCTCATCTACCTGCGCGATACCTGGTTGGCTCGGTAATACCGGATTCAAAAGGACAGTCTACAAAACAAGAACCTCATAGGTTGTCTTTTTGAATCCTGGAGCACACCCCTCCCGAACGGTTGGTGAAGAAAGCGTCTCCCTTCCAAGGGGCGGTATCGCCCTGCGCTACGCGGATAACTTCGGCCCTGTTGATTCGTTGCCATTCGGTAAGGAATCAACCAAATCTGGTATAAAGGGCTCGAGCTCCGTGCTTTTGTGGGACTGCGGGTTCTATGCCCCTGGTCACCCCGGAATCCTCTGGGGCCCAGCCTGGACTCTAAACCAGGCGCATAGCAAGCTTCTGGGGCATCGCGTACCGCTGGAGCCGGCGGCGACCCTGGGTTCTATGTTCTCCTCATGATGCTTTCCTTTCTTGTCAAACGCTCGCTCGACCTCCTGTTCGTGTTGTTTGGGGTCTCGGTGCTGGTTTTCCTGATGATTCGGCTCATCCCCGGCGATGCCGTGCAGATCATGCTGGGGGCCAACACCGAGATTACCCCCGAAGGGCTTGCCGCCCTGCGTGAAAAGCTGGGGTTGAACAAGCCCATCTTCGTGCAGTACTGGGACTGGCTCAGCGCCGCCCTGCGCGGTGACCTGGGGCAAAGTATCTGGACAGGCAGGCCCATCAGCGAAGAGATCTTGCAGCGCTTGCCCATCACCCTGGAACTGACCGTCCTTTCCCTGGTTATCGCCATCGGGCTGGCCATTCCGGTAGGGGTGTTGACGGCGTACTGGCGGAACTCGAGCGCAGAATACCTCATCCGGCTCTTTTCCATTACCGGGGTGACCCTGCCCTCCTTCTGGCTGGGCACTTTGCTCATCTTTCTGGTGTTCAAGCTGGCCCCCGGCTGGCAGAGCCTGGGCTACGTACCTTTCAGCCAAGACCCCTGGGGGCACCTCTCCCGGCTGGTGCTACCGGTCGTCACCCTTTCCCTGCCCATGCTGGCGGGTCTGAGCCGGGTACTGCGCTCTTCACTGCTGGATGTGCTAAATCAGGACTACATCCGCACTGCCCGATCCAAGGGGCTCTCCGAGCGGGTGGTGCTCTACAAACACGCCCTGCGCAACGCCATGATTCCCCTGGTCACCGTGATTGGGATTCAGGTGGGCTATCTCTTTGGGGGCGCCATTGTGGTAGAGCAGGTGTTTGCCATTCCAGGGATGGGTCGCCTGATTTTAGGAGCCATCAACGAGCGCAACTACCCGCTGATCCAGGGTGCCATCCTGCTGGTTACCACGGCTTTTGTGCTGATTAACCTGCTGGTAGACCTGATCTACGCCAAGCTCGACCCAAGGGTGGAGTACGCATGACCCTCACCTGGCAAAAAACCCTTTGGCCCCTATTGCGCAATCCACTGGGTTTGCTGGGGCTCTTACTGACCCTGGTGGTCGTGCTCTGTGCCCTGCTCGCCCCTACCCTGGCCCCCTATAGCCCCGTCGAGCAAAATATCCTGACCCGGCTTTCCGGCCCCACCAGCGCCCACTGGCTTGGCACCGACCAGTTTGGGCGCGACCTTCTTTCCCGCATCCTCTTTGGCTTTCGCAACTCCTTGATGGTGGCCTTCAGTTCGGTGTTCATTGCGGTGCTGGTGGGCACCTTGTTGGGGGTCTCGGCGGCGTATGTGGGCGGCTGGTACGACCGCGTGGTCATGCGCCTGATGGATGTGCTCCTGGCTTTCCCAATTATCCTTCTGGCCATTGGCATCATCGCCATGCTGGGGCCCAGCCAGTGGAACGCAGCCCTGGCCATTGGCATCGTCTACATCCCCACTTTTGCCCGCCTGACCCGGGGGCCAGCTCTGGTGGTTCGCAACACCGATTATGTACAGGCAGCCATAGCCATTGGCGCCAGCAATCGCCGCGTCATCCTGCAGCATATTTTGCCCAACCTGGCCTCGGTGGTTCTGGTGCAAACCACCCTGGCCCTTTCCACCGCCATTCTGGTGGAGTCCTCGCTGGCCTTTTTGGGACTGGGAACCCAGCCGCCCAACCCCTCGCTGGGCCAGATGCTATCCGAGGGCCGCGCCTACCTGACGCTATCTCCCTGGACCTCGGTGTTTTCGGGGCTGGCCATTCTGGTGGCTTCGCTCGGATTTAATCTGCTGGGAGACACCCTACGCGATACCCTTGACCCTCGGCTGCGGGGGCATTAGCGCCGCCTCAGCGATTGCTGCGCAACTCCGCCACAAAATCGTAGCGGTCACCCCGGTAGTGGCTGCGGGTGAACTCGAGCACGCTGCCATCGGCCAGGTAGCTCAGCCGCTCGATGTAGAGCACCGGCTCATCGGCCCGAATGCCCAGGAGTTCAGCCTCCTGCCGACTGGCCGCTACCGCACGCAAGCGTTGAAGGGCCCTGGCCGGACGCAAACCCTTGCTTTCCAGGTAGGCATAAAGCGAATCCTTGACTTCTTCCGGGTTGGGCAGCAGATGCGCAGGCAGGGCGGCCCGCTCGACGGCCATGGGTTCGCCCTGGGCGCTGCGGACGCGCTCGAGGCGGGCTACTTTTTCCCCCGGTGAAAGCGAAAGGGCCAGCACCTCTTCTGGCGAGGCTGTAAACAAACCACGC includes the following:
- a CDS encoding PolC-type DNA polymerase III: MKLWPFSKSPAWNEVIYWALDLETSGLSHDDQILSVGMVPIRKGIIEFGAHYYSLVRPIRPGALSAEGIKAHHILPGELDSAPPLEQVLEEIKARIGHGALLLHYSSVDLSFLQRYFHATGKPWVRPVVVDTVVLLARLGERRRQLEPHAKPFPTGLAAARATFGLPGHLEHHALWDALATAELFLVLRHELQARTLRQLI
- a CDS encoding ABC transporter substrate-binding protein yields the protein MKGRRFGFLMALILAMGWSFAQTPVRGGTLQIGADASPSGLDPHVATAFASFIVTGQIYEGLTEIDERLRPRPALAESWTVSPDGLTYTFKVRSGVTFHDGKPLTAGDIAFSINRVRDPKTGSPIASRVNLIKDVRATSPTQLVVELSQPFAPMLIELANIAVMSEEYVKAGNDMQRRPMGTGPFAFKEWVPDTYILLERHPRYWRQGRPYLDALRYNIVPDAATRQVGLASGTYQFLPNIDPSLAVTLRNTPNVKLITTQDLAYSLIGMNVSRKPFDNPKVREALNYALNRQQIVQAVYFGNGTPAGPLGLRSWASPQSAFPCYSTNPARARELLAQAGYPNGVDFGMIVIGSNKTVVDAAQVVQQQLAQAGFRARVEVLEQGKFIQEWRNSNFDTFASINGGNADPDGYLFRTFSTGGSTNVFKYSNPTVDRLLNQGRTTVNDEARRPIYARLQVELACQGPIAHLVYGTLFSAARENVQGFKPIPTRSLIYLRDTWLAR
- a CDS encoding ABC transporter permease, which translates into the protein MMLSFLVKRSLDLLFVLFGVSVLVFLMIRLIPGDAVQIMLGANTEITPEGLAALREKLGLNKPIFVQYWDWLSAALRGDLGQSIWTGRPISEEILQRLPITLELTVLSLVIAIGLAIPVGVLTAYWRNSSAEYLIRLFSITGVTLPSFWLGTLLIFLVFKLAPGWQSLGYVPFSQDPWGHLSRLVLPVVTLSLPMLAGLSRVLRSSLLDVLNQDYIRTARSKGLSERVVLYKHALRNAMIPLVTVIGIQVGYLFGGAIVVEQVFAIPGMGRLILGAINERNYPLIQGAILLVTTAFVLINLLVDLIYAKLDPRVEYA
- a CDS encoding ABC transporter permease, whose product is MTLTWQKTLWPLLRNPLGLLGLLLTLVVVLCALLAPTLAPYSPVEQNILTRLSGPTSAHWLGTDQFGRDLLSRILFGFRNSLMVAFSSVFIAVLVGTLLGVSAAYVGGWYDRVVMRLMDVLLAFPIILLAIGIIAMLGPSQWNAALAIGIVYIPTFARLTRGPALVVRNTDYVQAAIAIGASNRRVILQHILPNLASVVLVQTTLALSTAILVESSLAFLGLGTQPPNPSLGQMLSEGRAYLTLSPWTSVFSGLAILVASLGFNLLGDTLRDTLDPRLRGH
- a CDS encoding GntR family transcriptional regulator; its protein translation is MHAKLNTHSATPLYLQLEAVLREALASDTWKAGEAMPPERELAHQFGVSRLTLRKALERLEAQGLVQRRQGSGTYVAPRLEQPLSTLTGFSEDMRARGLEPKVRWLKRGLFTASPEEVLALSLSPGEKVARLERVRSAQGEPMAVERAALPAHLLPNPEEVKDSLYAYLESKGLRPARALQRLRAVAASRQEAELLGIRADEPVLYIERLSYLADGSVLEFTRSHYRGDRYDFVAELRSNR